From the genome of bacterium, one region includes:
- a CDS encoding hydantoinase B/oxoprolinase family protein produces the protein MPDPVTVEVIRNAMIYAAEEMGIALRNASYSPNIKERMDHSCALFDAAGRLIAQAEHIPAHLGSLPWGVHNTLALLRPQPQHPGDLFILNDPYIAGTHLNDIMVIRPLFWGGALVGYSVNKAHHVDVGGRTPGSLSSDARELCEEGVIIPLLRILREGVEVPETVEMILANVRSPDTTRGDLRAQIAAASLGERRVAEVLDRYGRDAVEGAWDAMLDQGEASARRGFAILPPGRYTAEDCLEDDLGEGGLCWIRVALTVARDGITVDFTGTDPQVPRPINAIFGVTNAAVLYALKAVCDPHSVMNDGWLRPVTIRVPPGTVINPIKPAPVGVGNTETNQRVADTVLRALAGAVPARVAAASNGSMSNVTMGGSDARRHQTWTFYETIAGGMGGRPGLDGIDGIHCNMTNTMNTPIEAIEQTLPIRFRTYELRPGTGGRGRWRGGCGVRREWELLADEATISILTERTRVAPWGLAGGGEGGLARHLIRRAGGAEEILPSKHTALLRRGDVLVMQTPGGAGYGDPAERDPEAIRRDHESGLVD, from the coding sequence ATGCCCGATCCGGTGACTGTGGAAGTGATTCGCAATGCGATGATCTATGCGGCCGAGGAGATGGGCATCGCGCTCCGGAACGCATCGTATTCGCCCAACATCAAGGAGCGGATGGACCATTCGTGTGCGCTGTTCGACGCCGCGGGCCGGTTGATCGCGCAGGCCGAGCATATCCCGGCACATTTGGGATCGCTCCCGTGGGGGGTGCATAATACGCTCGCCCTGCTGCGGCCCCAGCCGCAGCATCCGGGGGACCTCTTCATCCTCAACGATCCGTACATCGCGGGCACGCACCTGAACGACATCATGGTGATCAGGCCGCTGTTCTGGGGTGGTGCCCTTGTCGGCTACAGCGTGAACAAAGCGCACCACGTGGACGTCGGGGGCCGGACGCCCGGCAGCCTCAGCAGCGACGCGCGGGAGCTGTGCGAGGAGGGGGTCATCATTCCGCTCCTGCGGATCCTGCGCGAGGGCGTCGAGGTCCCCGAGACGGTCGAGATGATCCTCGCCAACGTGCGGTCTCCCGATACCACGCGCGGGGATCTGCGGGCCCAGATCGCCGCCGCGTCGCTGGGAGAACGGCGGGTCGCCGAGGTGCTGGACCGGTACGGTCGCGATGCCGTCGAGGGCGCCTGGGACGCGATGCTCGATCAGGGGGAGGCATCCGCGCGGCGGGGATTTGCGATCCTCCCCCCCGGGCGCTACACGGCGGAGGATTGTCTGGAGGACGATCTGGGCGAAGGGGGCCTCTGCTGGATCCGCGTCGCCCTGACCGTCGCGCGCGACGGGATCACGGTCGACTTCACCGGCACGGACCCGCAGGTGCCTCGGCCGATCAACGCGATCTTCGGCGTCACCAACGCCGCCGTGCTGTACGCGCTCAAGGCCGTGTGCGATCCCCACTCGGTCATGAACGACGGCTGGCTGCGGCCGGTGACGATCCGGGTCCCTCCCGGTACCGTGATCAACCCCATCAAGCCGGCGCCGGTGGGCGTCGGCAACACCGAGACCAACCAGCGTGTCGCGGACACGGTGCTGCGGGCACTGGCCGGCGCCGTCCCCGCCCGGGTCGCGGCCGCCAGCAACGGCTCCATGAGCAATGTCACGATGGGCGGGTCCGACGCGCGCCGCCACCAAACGTGGACCTTCTATGAAACGATCGCGGGGGGCATGGGGGGCCGGCCCGGCCTCGACGGTATCGACGGGATCCACTGCAACATGACCAATACGATGAACACGCCGATCGAAGCGATCGAGCAGACGCTGCCGATCCGGTTCCGGACGTACGAGTTGAGACCGGGGACGGGAGGAAGGGGCCGGTGGCGAGGCGGGTGCGGGGTCCGCCGGGAATGGGAACTGCTTGCGGACGAGGCGACCATCTCGATCCTCACCGAGCGGACGCGGGTCGCGCCGTGGGGGCTGGCAGGGGGAGGGGAGGGCGGCCTGGCCCGCCATCTCATCCGGCGGGCCGGCGGAGCGGAGGAGATCCTGCCCTCCAAGCACACGGCGCTTCTCCGGCGCGGCGATGTCCTAGTCATGCAGACGCCCGGAGGCGCCGGATATGGGGATCCGGCCGAGCGGGATCCGGAGGCAATCCGGCGGGATCACGAGAGCGGTCTCGTTGACTGA
- a CDS encoding NAD(P)-dependent oxidoreductase has product MVERIGFIGPGAMGEPMAANLLRKGFPVTTLVHRNPAPARNLEALGAKIASSLGAVAEECPVVIACVPTSAEVEEVVLGPGGMLERGQRGGVFVDMGTSRPASTRVLAERLRAREIAMLDAPITGGVRGAREGTLTIYVGGDPEAFRRVRAAFEAMGRTVLHMGGTATGHVTKLMNNMLSLASMAALAEVLPLGVRAGLDPAKLVEALAAGSGATAQIPGRGERILRRNFAPMFRVDLAHKDLRLAQEVAQEANQPVPMTAAALLGFTMARSFGFDGEDTTALVKVWERVAGIEVRGA; this is encoded by the coding sequence ATGGTGGAGCGCATCGGTTTTATCGGGCCCGGGGCCATGGGCGAACCCATGGCCGCCAACCTGCTCCGAAAGGGATTCCCCGTCACCACCCTCGTCCACCGCAACCCCGCGCCCGCGAGAAACCTCGAGGCCCTGGGGGCCAAAATCGCCTCCTCTCTGGGCGCGGTGGCGGAGGAGTGCCCGGTGGTGATCGCCTGCGTGCCGACGTCGGCGGAAGTCGAGGAGGTCGTTCTCGGCCCGGGAGGCATGCTCGAGCGTGGGCAACGGGGCGGCGTCTTTGTCGATATGGGCACCAGCCGTCCAGCCTCCACGCGTGTGCTGGCGGAGCGCCTGCGGGCGCGCGAGATCGCGATGCTCGACGCCCCGATCACCGGGGGGGTCCGCGGCGCACGAGAGGGCACCCTCACGATCTACGTGGGTGGCGATCCCGAGGCGTTTCGCCGCGTGCGGGCGGCGTTCGAGGCGATGGGGCGGACGGTCTTGCATATGGGCGGGACCGCCACCGGGCACGTGACCAAGCTCATGAACAATATGCTGTCGCTCGCCTCGATGGCCGCCCTGGCGGAGGTGCTGCCGCTCGGCGTCCGCGCGGGACTGGATCCCGCGAAACTCGTCGAAGCGCTCGCCGCCGGCTCGGGAGCGACCGCCCAAATCCCCGGTCGGGGAGAGCGCATCCTCCGGCGAAACTTCGCGCCGATGTTCCGCGTCGACCTGGCGCACAAGGACCTCCGGCTGGCCCAGGAGGTCGCGCAGGAGGCGAACCAGCCGGTGCCGATGACGGCCGCCGCCCTTCTCGGCTTCACCATGGCGCGGAGTTTCGGGTTTGACGGCGAGGACACCACGGCGCTGGTGAAGGTGTGGGAACGGGTCGCCGGGATCGAGGTGCGCGGGGCGTGA
- a CDS encoding 5-oxoprolinase subunit PxpA, with the protein MAHLVDINCDLGEGFGTYTIGDDDGMMPVIASANVACGFHGGDPLVMERTVRLAGEHGVQVGAHPGFPDLAGFGRRDMELSNDELRTGLIYQIGALAAIARTLGVPLQHVKPHGALYNMAARDERLARVIASAVAAVDSRLILVSLDGSMLGRAGHEAGLRVAREAFGDRAYQRSGALVGRSHAGALVTDPAAVARRVVRMVIDGVIDALDGGEVRVSAHTICFHGDTPGAPALVRAAREGLSRAGVEIAPMGRVV; encoded by the coding sequence ATGGCTCATCTGGTCGACATCAACTGCGACCTGGGCGAGGGGTTCGGCACCTACACGATCGGCGACGATGACGGCATGATGCCCGTGATCGCCTCCGCCAACGTCGCGTGCGGGTTTCACGGAGGGGACCCGCTCGTGATGGAGCGGACCGTCCGCCTCGCCGGGGAGCATGGTGTGCAGGTCGGCGCCCATCCCGGGTTTCCCGACCTCGCCGGATTCGGCCGGCGCGACATGGAACTCTCAAACGATGAACTGCGGACGGGGTTGATCTATCAGATCGGGGCCCTCGCGGCGATTGCGCGGACCCTCGGGGTCCCCCTCCAGCATGTGAAGCCGCACGGCGCCTTGTACAATATGGCCGCCCGTGACGAGCGGCTGGCACGGGTGATCGCCTCTGCGGTCGCGGCGGTCGATTCCCGGCTCATCTTGGTCTCACTCGATGGCTCGATGCTTGGGCGGGCCGGGCACGAAGCCGGCCTCCGCGTGGCCAGAGAGGCCTTCGGCGACCGCGCGTATCAACGGAGCGGCGCCCTGGTCGGCCGGTCTCACGCGGGGGCCCTGGTCACCGACCCCGCCGCAGTGGCCCGACGCGTGGTGCGGATGGTGATCGACGGCGTCATCGACGCCCTCGATGGGGGCGAGGTCCGGGTGTCCGCCCACACGATCTGTTTTCACGGGGACACCCCCGGCGCGCCCGCGCTAGTGAGGGCGGCCCGCGAGGGGTTGAGCCGCGCCGGCGTCGAGATCGCTCCGATGGGGCGGGTGGTATGA